The DNA sequence TAGAGTGAAGACAGTTAACTAGGGTCAACCCATCTAAAAAGTTTTCTGGATTGGCAATAAAATTACGTAAGGCAAAATCGAGTTCTGAGTTAAATTTATTCATGATGACCTTCTTTGGATTCTACTACTTGTTCTTCTTGTTTCTTAGGTTGGTGAGTGTGGTCAACCTTGCGACGACTGTATTCATCTTTTCCAGTCATTGAATGCTTTCCTGCTGACTGGTGATTCCGTTTCTTATGATGGTGCTTTTTAGTCTCCGGTCTTTCATCTCCTTCAGGTTTTGGCAAGAGAGCCTTAATGGAAGCATTGACCCGACCCTTGTCATCTATTTTAATCACTTTAACATCGACTTTATCGCCGACTTTAACGATATCTTCAACTTTGTTGGTTCGTTCCCAAGCCAATTCTGAAATATGAACTAAGGCATCGGTCTTATCAAAAAGATTGACAAAGGCACCAAAGCTTTCGATCCGGACAACTTCGGCATGGTAAACCTCACCAACCTTGGCTTCACGTACCAGATTGGCAATGATTTCCTTGGCCTGAGCAATGGCGGCTTGGTCAGGAGAGTAGATTTGGACATTTCCTTCTTCGTCGATGTCAATCTTGACTCCTGTTTCCTCGATAATTTTATCGATAGTTTCGCCACCTCTGCCGATGACCACCTTGATTTTATCGACATCAATCTTAATAGTGTCAATCTTAGGAGCGGTTGGAGCCAATTCAGGTCGCGGAGCTGGGATCGTTTGTTCAATCAGGTCGAGAATTTCAAAACGGGCCTTTTTGGCTTGAGCCAAAGCCTCCTTAAGAATCTCTGGGGTAATCCCTGAAATCTTAATATCCATTTGCAAGGCTGTAATCCCTTGACGGGTTCCGGCCACCTTGAAGTCCATGTCACCAAAGTGATCTTCCAGACCCTGAATATCTGTCAAAATGGTATAGTTGCTGCCATCAGAAATCAGTCCCATGGCGATTCCTGCTACAGGAGCCTTGATAGGGACTCCCCCTGCCATCAGAGCTAGAGTCCCAGCACAGATAGATGCTTGGGAAGAGGAACCATTGGATTCCAGTACTTCTGCTACCAGACGGATAGCGTAGGGAAAGTCTTCAAAACGCGGTAAAATTTGAGCCAAGGCTCGCTCACCTAGAGCACCGTGACCGATTTCTCGGCGGCCAGGTGCTCCATAGCGACCGGTTTCTCCAACAGAATACTGAGGAAAATTATAGTGGTGCATAAAGCGTTTACGGTACTCTGGATCTAAGCCATCGACAATCTTGCTGTCACTCATAGGTGCCAGAGTCAAGACCGACAGAGCCTGAGTCTGGCCTCGGGTAAAGAGTCCTGAGCCATGCACTTGGGGTAAGAAATCTACTTCAGCATCTAGAGGGCGAATCTCATCGACCTTGCGGCCATCTGGACGAACCTTATCCTCGGTAATCAGGCGACGAACTTCAGCATGTTCCATTTCTTCTAAGATTTCAGCAACATCACGTAAGATGTGCTCGAGTTCTTCGTCTTCAGCATAGCGTTCTTCATAGATTGCCAAAACTCGGTCCTTGATTGCCTGCGTTGCTTCTTCACGAGCCAGTTTTTCTTCAACTTGAACAGCTTTTTGCAGATCACTGTTATAGGCTGAAATAATTTCAGCCTGAAGCTCAGGGTCAACCTGCAAGAGCTCGACCACTGCTTTTTCCTTACCAACCGCAGCGACAATTTCTTCTTGGAAGGCAATCAATTCCTGAATGGCTTCATGTCCCTTGAGCAAGGCCGCCAACATAATATCTTCGGATAATTCTTGAGCACCCGACTCAACCATATTGATGGCCGCCTTGGTCCCAGCCACCGTCAACTCCAGACTGGAGACTTCTTTTTGTGCAGTTGTAGGATTAATGATAAAATCACCGTCTAGGTAGGCAACCTGAACGCCTGCAATCGGTCCGTTAAAAGGAATATCAGAAATACAGAGAGCTAGAGAACTGCCAAACATGGCTGCCATTGGAGCAGATGCATCTGGATCGTAGGACAAGACCGTATTGATGACCTGCACCTCATTGCGGAACCCCTCGGCAAACATGGGCCTAATAGGACGATCAATCAAACGGGCTGTTAAAGTGGCATCGGTCGAAGGACGACCTTCCCGTTTCATAAATCCACCGGGAAATTTACCAGCGGCATACATCTTTTCCTCATAGTTGACTTGCAGAGGAAAAAAGTCAGTTGTAGCCATTTTTTTGGACATGGTTGCAGCGGAGAGGACTGTTGAATCTCCATAACGCACAATAGCAGCACCATTAGCCTGTTTGGCTACTTGACCGATTTCAACCACTAGGGGTTTCCCTGCAAAAGTCATTTGAAAAGTTTGTTTTGCCATGAATCTACCTCATACTCATGGATAAGCAAGAGCCTCTTTCTAGGCCAAGAGCCTGACCCTCGCTAATCCTTGAATGTTCTAGTTAAAATTGATACCCGTTTTTTACAAAATTAAATGAAGATGAAGCTTAAACGTTTGCTGCAAGATCTCTTGACTTAATTTTGTATAAAACCATGGTATCGCTTATATTCTACCACAAAAGAAGGCTAATGATAAGATTAGGAACAGGATTAAGGCTAAGAAAAGGTTTCAAAATATTCCTTTGAAATCTATAGCCATAGAAAATCAAAATCAGGTTAGGAAACAAGCCACAGACAGCTTGAGAGTGAAGATAAGGCAAACGACAGCTTGTAGCACTGAAAAGGCAGCAAGGCGAAAGCAAAGACATATCATTTGACTTTTCAAAGAGCGTTAGAAATGATTAAGCATCTGGGACATGATTACTAAGGCCAAGAAAAACACGACAATAATTCCTAAGCCAGAAAATCCGGCTTGAATCCTCTTTGATCTAGTTAAATTTAGTGGCAGTCCTAAGCCAAAGAAAAAGGGACCCAGAATAAAGAAGCTATAAAAAAAGGTATCATTTTTTAGATAAAGGCTGTAAAAAGATAGGGCAAAGACAAGTCCCCCAAAAGGACTGAGCCAGATCAATCTGCGGTAGCTTGGGGCTAGGGCTAGACCGATAAAAACTAGGCCTAGGGCTGGCATGGCTAGTATAAAAATAAAGAGAAGCTGAACTAACATGGCCCTATTATAGCATAAAGCTTGAAAAGCCAGACATCCAAAAAAGACCTGAAAAATTCAGGTCCTTCTAGTCTATCCGATTGTCACTTAGAATTGATCAATCAAGAGTTGTTTCATATCTTCAATGTATGGCTGACGTGGGTTGGCTGGCGTACATTGGTCATCATAAGCCAAGCTTGCTAGACGATCAACAGCTGCATCAAAGGCTTCCTTGGTAACTCCGTTAGCTGAAAGTTTTGGTTCAACGCCTACTGCGTGCATCAATTTATCAATGCGTGCGCAGAGTGCTTCAACCAATTCAGCATCGTCTTTGCCTTCAAGTCCAAGAGCTCGGGCAATATCTGCGTAATCACGCTGTGCACGGTATTCTTCATAACGTGGGTAAACTGAACGTTTGACATTTCCTGCTACACCATTGTAGCGGATAACATGCTGCATAGCAATTGAGATAGCAAGACCGTGCGGAAGTCCGAATTCACCGCCAGTCTTGTGGGCCAGTGAGTGGTTAATACCAAGAAAGGCATTACCGAAGGCCATACCAGCAAGCGTTGAAGCATAGTGCATGTTTTCTTTGGCTTGTTCACCACGAAGTGTTGGATTCTTAGGATCATAGTTATAAGCATCTTCCAAGTTTTCAATGATTAACTTGATAGCTTCAAGTGACCATGGACGTGTGAAGTCCGATGCCATAACAGATACATAAGATTCAAGGGCGTGCGATAAGGCGTCAAGGCCTGACCAAGCTGCTGTACGTTTTGGTACAGTCATCACAAACTCTGGGTCAACGATAGCCACTTGTGGCGTTAATTCATAGTCGGCAAGTGGGTATTTTACATGTGTGAAATCATCTGTGATAACAGCGAACGGCGTTACCTCTGCACCTGTACCTGATGTTGTTGGAATACAGAAGAGACGAGTTTCTGTTTGATGCTTGAATTTCACAATACGTTTACGGATATCAATAAATTTTTGTTGCAATTCAAGGAAGAACTCACTCACATTTTCATAAGCATCAAGCCATCCTTCTTCACGGTCAAGAGACACTTCATAAATCAAACGGGCAATCTTAGAGGCATCAATAGCGGAACCACCACCGATAGCAATAACGGTATCAGGCTTGAAGTCACGCATTTGTTTAGCAATTTCAATGGTTTGACCAAGAGTTGGGTCTGGCTTGATGGTGCCGTAAAGCGATGTCACCACTTTTTCATCACGTAGGGCTAATTGTGCATAAACCGTATCAACGAAGCCAAATTGAACCATACCTGGGTCTGCAACAATGAGGGCGCGCTTCATTGGTTCATATTCATCCTGAAGGTAAGAAATAGCGTTCTTTTCGTAGTAAGTTTTTTCTGGCAAACGTACCCATTGAGGACGATTACGGCGTTTCGCAACAGTTTTCACGTTCAAGAGGTCGCCAGTAGATAGGTTGTGTGACAATGAATTTTTCCCCCATGATCCTGTTCCAAGAGTTAGGCTGGCTTGCAATGCATCTGTATAGACATCGCCAATACCGCCGACTGAGTCTGGTTGGTTAACCAAGATACGAGATGAATTAAGGGCATCTCCAAATTCTGCAACAAACGGGTCTCCTTGTGAACCAATTTGGATGGCACAATTGTGACCGGCACCTTGGTAGTCAAGCAAGGCAGCGACAATCTCGATGCCGTCTTGGCGGTCTTTCGCTTTGTAAACCGAAAGGAGCGGAGAAAGCTTCTCTGAAGATAATTTTTCACCGATATTCTTCTTGTCCAATTCAAACAGGAGTACATCTTTACCTTCTGGTAATTTCACACCAGCTTGTTCACAAATCCAAGCAGCTGACATACCAGCAACTGGACCGTTCACACCGTGGTTGTCATTAAAGACGAAATCCTCAAGTTTTTTATAGTCTTTCTTAGGTACTAAGTAAGCACCTTTTTCTTGCATTTTAGCTAACCATTCTTTGTAGATCGGTGCTTCAACCACTGCTGAGTTTTCAGTCGCACAAATCATACCATTGTCAAATCGTTTTGACAAAAGAAGGTCTTCAACTGCACGGTCAAGGTGAGCCGTAGCATCTACATAAACAGCACCATTACCAGCACCAACCCCCATTGATGGGTTACCAGATTTAAGAGCGGCATTAACCATACCAGGTCCACCAGTTGCTAAGATTGATGCAATTTTCTTATTTGAGATCAAAGCATTGGTATTAGCGATCGATGGTGTCTCAATCCATTGTACAATATTCTTAGGAGCACCAGCTGCTACCGCTGCATCGTACAAAATTTGAGCCGCGTGTGCAGAACATTTTTGCGCTGCAGGGTGGAAAGCAAAGACGATCGCATTGCGTGTCTTTAAAGCAACCAAAATTTTGAACATGGTTGTTGATGTTGGGTTTGTTGTTGGCACGATGCCAGCCAAAACACCAAGAGGGGCTGCAATCTGAATACTGCCAGCTACTTTATCTTCGCCAATAATGCCAACAGTTTTTTCATTTTTAATACGTTCGTAAACATATTCTGTCGCAAAGTGATTTTTAGTATCTTTATCTTCGATAACACCGCGGCCTGTTTCCTCGTGTGCTTCTTTCGCCAATTCAAGAGCAGCTTCCGAACCAGCAAGTGCCATAGCTGCAACAATTTTATCAACTTGCTCTTGAGAGTAAGTTGCGTAAACACGTTCAGCTTCTACGGCTTTGTCTACAAGTTCCCCCGTATACTGTTGCGCCAATTCTTCAGCACTGAGTTCTGCAGTTTTAGTTGCTTTTGCCATAAATTTATCCTCCAAAGATAATCATTAACGAATGGTTGACTAAGAAGATGATCACTCGTAAAAATTCAAAAAAATTAGTTTGTGATTTTCTTCACGTTAATATTGTAACCCTTTTCGAAATAATGTCAAGCACTTTTGTGATTTTTTTCACGATTTTTTGGTTTTATACCACAAACAGCTATTTCGCTACTTTCTTTCCCATAAAAAAGCTACCAGTCCAAACAACTAGCAAGTCTGTGAAAAAAAGAGAAAACAGGCTTGAAGTATCCTGCTTCATTGCCTGTTTTCCTTTTTTCTTTGAGGATGACAGCCTATGAAAATAAGCTTAGTTGCAAAACCAAGCTTAGTCATTCGAGTTCGGGCTAAAGGTTAGTGATTAGATGGCTGTCTTCAGAAATTAAAAGTTCTTGACCAGCCTCTAAGATCATATACCTTTTTCAAGGCCCTCAGCATCATTTTATTACCGGCGAAGTCCGAGTGATTGAATGAGATCACGGTAACGGTTAACATCAGTACGGCGAAGGTAAGCCAAAAGGTTACGACGGTGACCGATTTTTTTCATCAAACCACGGTAAGTTGCGTGGTCTTTTTTATGTTGCTGAATATGCTCATTAAGATGGTTGATTTCCCAAGTTAGGACTGCAACTTGCACCTCAACGGAACCAGTATCGCCTTCGTGACGAGCGTATTGAGCAATGATTTCATTTTTTTTCTCTTTTGAAATTGCCATATTTTTTCTCCTTTTATTGCTTCATCCGAGTGGTAGGTTTTGGCAAATCCTACAACCAAGAAGAAGTTAGTTTGTCTTTGCGACTCTTATATTCTAGCAAAATGGGTGAGGTCTGTCAAAGTATTTTAATTTGGTCAGAATAAATGCTAATCCCTTAACAAGTTATCCTGAGAATGAGTCTGGCCCGGCTTTCTCACTTAGGTAATAATTTTTTCCTCTATCTGGGGATAAAAAATCCAGAACAATACTATTGGGATCAATATCATCACCATACCTGACCTCTAACTTATAGCTTAGGGATCCTTTTTTTGCATCTGGAGAAGTCTCATCATATTCAAATAGATAGTGGGCAGAGTAAGGATGAGGATGAGCTTTCTGGATAGTCTTCCAACTTGTCCCTCCCTTAGCTTGGTTTTCATAGTCACCTTCAATCAGCTGGTTAAATTGTTCTCGTGACCAACCGATTATGGGGTTTTCTTGTTTGACAGTTTCGATATCATCAGCTACTAATCCCCCATCAACATCTGTCAATTGGTACTTGTTAAATACATTTTTCTTGAAGGTTAAATGGACATCAACCTGCCAATCATTGTCGTTACTATTGTAATCCAAATATATTTCACTATTATCCTCATCGTAACTACTGGCTTGTGAGGCTTTCCCATGTTTCTTTAGCACTTCATTGAGACTGGTTTCATTGATTTTCAATTGCTTAACTTCCTTTAGTGTCCAGTCAAACTGATAGTCAGCATCCATATATTCCTCAATATCATGAGA is a window from the Streptococcus criceti HS-6 genome containing:
- the rpsO gene encoding 30S ribosomal protein S15, which codes for MAISKEKKNEIIAQYARHEGDTGSVEVQVAVLTWEINHLNEHIQQHKKDHATYRGLMKKIGHRRNLLAYLRRTDVNRYRDLIQSLGLRR
- the adhE gene encoding bifunctional acetaldehyde-CoA/alcohol dehydrogenase, with translation MAKATKTAELSAEELAQQYTGELVDKAVEAERVYATYSQEQVDKIVAAMALAGSEAALELAKEAHEETGRGVIEDKDTKNHFATEYVYERIKNEKTVGIIGEDKVAGSIQIAAPLGVLAGIVPTTNPTSTTMFKILVALKTRNAIVFAFHPAAQKCSAHAAQILYDAAVAAGAPKNIVQWIETPSIANTNALISNKKIASILATGGPGMVNAALKSGNPSMGVGAGNGAVYVDATAHLDRAVEDLLLSKRFDNGMICATENSAVVEAPIYKEWLAKMQEKGAYLVPKKDYKKLEDFVFNDNHGVNGPVAGMSAAWICEQAGVKLPEGKDVLLFELDKKNIGEKLSSEKLSPLLSVYKAKDRQDGIEIVAALLDYQGAGHNCAIQIGSQGDPFVAEFGDALNSSRILVNQPDSVGGIGDVYTDALQASLTLGTGSWGKNSLSHNLSTGDLLNVKTVAKRRNRPQWVRLPEKTYYEKNAISYLQDEYEPMKRALIVADPGMVQFGFVDTVYAQLALRDEKVVTSLYGTIKPDPTLGQTIEIAKQMRDFKPDTVIAIGGGSAIDASKIARLIYEVSLDREEGWLDAYENVSEFFLELQQKFIDIRKRIVKFKHQTETRLFCIPTTSGTGAEVTPFAVITDDFTHVKYPLADYELTPQVAIVDPEFVMTVPKRTAAWSGLDALSHALESYVSVMASDFTRPWSLEAIKLIIENLEDAYNYDPKNPTLRGEQAKENMHYASTLAGMAFGNAFLGINHSLAHKTGGEFGLPHGLAISIAMQHVIRYNGVAGNVKRSVYPRYEEYRAQRDYADIARALGLEGKDDAELVEALCARIDKLMHAVGVEPKLSANGVTKEAFDAAVDRLASLAYDDQCTPANPRQPYIEDMKQLLIDQF
- the pnp gene encoding polyribonucleotide nucleotidyltransferase, with protein sequence MAKQTFQMTFAGKPLVVEIGQVAKQANGAAIVRYGDSTVLSAATMSKKMATTDFFPLQVNYEEKMYAAGKFPGGFMKREGRPSTDATLTARLIDRPIRPMFAEGFRNEVQVINTVLSYDPDASAPMAAMFGSSLALCISDIPFNGPIAGVQVAYLDGDFIINPTTAQKEVSSLELTVAGTKAAINMVESGAQELSEDIMLAALLKGHEAIQELIAFQEEIVAAVGKEKAVVELLQVDPELQAEIISAYNSDLQKAVQVEEKLAREEATQAIKDRVLAIYEERYAEDEELEHILRDVAEILEEMEHAEVRRLITEDKVRPDGRKVDEIRPLDAEVDFLPQVHGSGLFTRGQTQALSVLTLAPMSDSKIVDGLDPEYRKRFMHHYNFPQYSVGETGRYGAPGRREIGHGALGERALAQILPRFEDFPYAIRLVAEVLESNGSSSQASICAGTLALMAGGVPIKAPVAGIAMGLISDGSNYTILTDIQGLEDHFGDMDFKVAGTRQGITALQMDIKISGITPEILKEALAQAKKARFEILDLIEQTIPAPRPELAPTAPKIDTIKIDVDKIKVVIGRGGETIDKIIEETGVKIDIDEEGNVQIYSPDQAAIAQAKEIIANLVREAKVGEVYHAEVVRIESFGAFVNLFDKTDALVHISELAWERTNKVEDIVKVGDKVDVKVIKIDDKGRVNASIKALLPKPEGDERPETKKHHHKKRNHQSAGKHSMTGKDEYSRRKVDHTHQPKKQEEQVVESKEGHHE